The uncultured Mailhella sp. genome segment CTCACCGTGGAAGAAGCCGTGCGCCGCGACGGGCCTTTTCTCGACGTCACGCAGGAAGAGGACTTCAGCGCCGTCTGGGCGCCCATGGATCTTTGCCTTGTTCGCTGGATGCGCGACATCGTCCGCATGGGGCCCTCCGCGCTCAAGCTGGAAGGCAGGACCAAAAGCGGCGGATACGTGGCGCAGGTGACCGACGCATACCGCACGGCCCTGAATCTTGCTTCATCCGAACAGGAAGAAATCTCTGCCGACGACTTCGTGACGGAGCTCTTTCACACGGCCTCGCGCCCGCTCTGCTCGGGCTTCTTTCTCCCGGAACGCCGGGTGGAACGGCCGCCCCGCAACTTCACGGCGCATCCCGTCGTCGCCCGAGTTCTGGCCCCCGCCGGAAACGACGGCTGGCGCATTCAGGCGCGCTCCCCCTGGAACGCCGACAGCGACGCCGAACTGCTGCTGCCCGGCATGAAGCGCCCCGTGCTTCGGGCAGGCTCCTACGCGCTGGAAAATCACCGCGGCGAAAAAACGGACAGGCTCAATCCCGGCATGGAAGGCGTCGTGCATCTCGACGCTCCCGATCTTCGCCCTGGCATGTACATCCGGCTCCGCCCCGAAAGCGCGCCCCACTCGCCGGAAGCCGAAGCCTAAACGCTCGGCGCTGCCGGAAACGACACGGGAAAACGCCGCTCGAAGCGCTCCAGCACGTCCACGAGCGGCGCGTCCAGATACGAGAGCGCCTGCGCCCGAAGGTCGGCAGGCACGCCGAACCTCGCTTCCGCCATGCTGCCCGCCATGGCGGCGATGGTGTCGCTGTCTCCGCCGAGGGAAACGGCGTTGCGCACCGCGTCCTCCACGCTTTCCGCTTCCAGGAACGCCTCAATGGCCTGCGGCACGGAGCCCTGACAGCTGACGTCGAATCCATAGTCATCCCGAATCTCGTCCAGAGTGAAATCGAGCCTGTACCAGGATTCCTCCACTATTTTGCGAATGGC includes the following:
- a CDS encoding peptidase U32 family protein; amino-acid sequence: MTHSLPELLAPAGGREQLEAAVLYGADAVYLGGSALSLRAKCRGFDGPELADAIAFAHRSGVRVYYCLNALPFDEHLPAVEEQLERLPELGADGLIAADPGVIRLAGRLCPSVELHLSTQAHSVNAAAVEFWKEVGVRRINLARELGKDAMTALIRRFPDMDFEVFVHGAMCLSLSGHCLISAWVNNRPANLGLCTQPCRFDYRGIRLTVEEAVRRDGPFLDVTQEEDFSAVWAPMDLCLVRWMRDIVRMGPSALKLEGRTKSGGYVAQVTDAYRTALNLASSEQEEISADDFVTELFHTASRPLCSGFFLPERRVERPPRNFTAHPVVARVLAPAGNDGWRIQARSPWNADSDAELLLPGMKRPVLRAGSYALENHRGEKTDRLNPGMEGVVHLDAPDLRPGMYIRLRPESAPHSPEAEA